In the genome of Dioscorea cayenensis subsp. rotundata cultivar TDr96_F1 chromosome 1, TDr96_F1_v2_PseudoChromosome.rev07_lg8_w22 25.fasta, whole genome shotgun sequence, one region contains:
- the LOC120259536 gene encoding VAMP-like protein YKT61 isoform X5, which produces MIREIKDHSSDDKRNKDVLNFLDFKIPCCHMEHDPAEADKLLRIQRDLDETKIILHKTIDGVLAQGEKLDSLVEKNSDLSVASQVRH; this is translated from the exons ATGATTAGAGAAATAAAG GATCATTCTAGCGATGATAAGAGAAATAAAG ATGTTCTCAATtttttggatttcaaaattCCATGCTGCCACATGGAACAT GATCCGGCCGAGGCTGACAAGTTGTTGAGAATCCAGAGGGACTTGGATGAGACCAAAATTATTCTT CATAAGACTATCGATGGTGTGCTGGCACAAGGGGAAAAGCTAGATAGTTTAGTCGAGAAGAACTCAGACTTAAGTGTTGCATCCCAG GTCCGACATTGA
- the LOC120259536 gene encoding uncharacterized protein LOC120259536 isoform X2 has translation MIREIKDHSSDDKRNKDVLNFLDFKIPCCHMEHDPAEADKLLRIQRDLDETKIILHKTIDGVLAQGEKLDSLVEKNSDLSVASQVSPYMLIGRKLHAKCVFWPSKQNFMSPGPTLNYAYGNADEKDDNENSLEEDSEKNDDDNENEDSGEDDDDDND, from the exons ATGATTAGAGAAATAAAG GATCATTCTAGCGATGATAAGAGAAATAAAG ATGTTCTCAATtttttggatttcaaaattCCATGCTGCCACATGGAACAT GATCCGGCCGAGGCTGACAAGTTGTTGAGAATCCAGAGGGACTTGGATGAGACCAAAATTATTCTT CATAAGACTATCGATGGTGTGCTGGCACAAGGGGAAAAGCTAGATAGTTTAGTCGAGAAGAACTCAGACTTAAGTGTTGCATCCCAGGTAAGCCCATACATGTTAATTGGTCGGAAACTACATGCAAAATGTGTTTTCTGGCCTAGCAAACAGAATTTCATGAGTCCAGGTCCGACATTGAACTATGCATATGGCAATGCTGATGAAAAAGATGACAATGAGAACAGCTTGGAGGAAGATTccgaaaaaaatgatgatgacaatgaaaatgaagatagtggtgaagatgacgatgatgacaatgattga
- the LOC120259536 gene encoding VAMP-like protein YKT61 isoform X4 yields MIREIKDHSSDDKRNKDVLNFLDFKIPCCHMEHDPAEADKLLRIQRDLDETKIILVVHVSFTSNIMQHKTIDGVLAQGEKLDSLVEKNSDLSVASQVRH; encoded by the exons ATGATTAGAGAAATAAAG GATCATTCTAGCGATGATAAGAGAAATAAAG ATGTTCTCAATtttttggatttcaaaattCCATGCTGCCACATGGAACAT GATCCGGCCGAGGCTGACAAGTTGTTGAGAATCCAGAGGGACTTGGATGAGACCAAAATTATTCTT GTCGTGCATGTTTCTTTTACCTCAAACATAATGCAGCATAAGACTATCGATGGTGTGCTGGCACAAGGGGAAAAGCTAGATAGTTTAGTCGAGAAGAACTCAGACTTAAGTGTTGCATCCCAG GTCCGACATTGA
- the LOC120259536 gene encoding trigger factor-like isoform X1, which translates to MIREIKDHSSDDKRNKDVLNFLDFKIPCCHMEHDPAEADKLLRIQRDLDETKIILVVHVSFTSNIMQHKTIDGVLAQGEKLDSLVEKNSDLSVASQVSPYMLIGRKLHAKCVFWPSKQNFMSPGPTLNYAYGNADEKDDNENSLEEDSEKNDDDNENEDSGEDDDDDND; encoded by the exons ATGATTAGAGAAATAAAG GATCATTCTAGCGATGATAAGAGAAATAAAG ATGTTCTCAATtttttggatttcaaaattCCATGCTGCCACATGGAACAT GATCCGGCCGAGGCTGACAAGTTGTTGAGAATCCAGAGGGACTTGGATGAGACCAAAATTATTCTT GTCGTGCATGTTTCTTTTACCTCAAACATAATGCAGCATAAGACTATCGATGGTGTGCTGGCACAAGGGGAAAAGCTAGATAGTTTAGTCGAGAAGAACTCAGACTTAAGTGTTGCATCCCAGGTAAGCCCATACATGTTAATTGGTCGGAAACTACATGCAAAATGTGTTTTCTGGCCTAGCAAACAGAATTTCATGAGTCCAGGTCCGACATTGAACTATGCATATGGCAATGCTGATGAAAAAGATGACAATGAGAACAGCTTGGAGGAAGATTccgaaaaaaatgatgatgacaatgaaaatgaagatagtggtgaagatgacgatgatgacaatgattga
- the LOC120259536 gene encoding trigger factor-like isoform X3: protein MIREIKDPAEADKLLRIQRDLDETKIILVVHVSFTSNIMQHKTIDGVLAQGEKLDSLVEKNSDLSVASQVSPYMLIGRKLHAKCVFWPSKQNFMSPGPTLNYAYGNADEKDDNENSLEEDSEKNDDDNENEDSGEDDDDDND, encoded by the exons ATGATAAGAGAAATAAAG GATCCGGCCGAGGCTGACAAGTTGTTGAGAATCCAGAGGGACTTGGATGAGACCAAAATTATTCTT GTCGTGCATGTTTCTTTTACCTCAAACATAATGCAGCATAAGACTATCGATGGTGTGCTGGCACAAGGGGAAAAGCTAGATAGTTTAGTCGAGAAGAACTCAGACTTAAGTGTTGCATCCCAGGTAAGCCCATACATGTTAATTGGTCGGAAACTACATGCAAAATGTGTTTTCTGGCCTAGCAAACAGAATTTCATGAGTCCAGGTCCGACATTGAACTATGCATATGGCAATGCTGATGAAAAAGATGACAATGAGAACAGCTTGGAGGAAGATTccgaaaaaaatgatgatgacaatgaaaatgaagatagtggtgaagatgacgatgatgacaatgattga
- the LOC120259528 gene encoding cytochrome P450 704C1-like, producing MIDIQDWLMKSTLDSIFKVGFGVDLDTLSGSKEQGTRFSKAFDDSNFIIFHRFVDLFWEVKRYLNIGLEAQLKRNLKVIDDFVFQLIHSKRELMNTGFERSKEDMLSRFLMASIEDPENMTDKYLRDIILNFLIAGKDTSANTLTWFFYMLCKHPFVQEKIAMEIKEVTAMPENQNIEGFAECLTDEVLDKMHYLHAALTETLRLYPAVPLDGKSAEEDDVLPNGMKVKKGDGISYMAYAMGRLTEIWGENAEEFIPERWLDNGKFLPQSSFKFVAFHAGPRICLGKEFAYRQMKILAAVLIFFFKFKLGDESYIARYRTMFTLHMDKGLHLLAFHRSCP from the exons CTTGATACACTATCAGGATCCAAAGAGCAAGGGACTCGGTTTAGTAAAGCATTTGATGACTCTaacttcatcatcttccatcgCTTTGTCGATCTTTTTTGGGAGGTAAAGAGGTACCTAAACATCGGCCTTGAAGCGCAACTTAAGAGGAACCTCAAAGTCATTGATgactttgtttttcaattgattCACAGTAAGCGAGAGCTCATGAATACTGGATTTGAA AGAAGCAAGGAAGACATGCTATCAAGGTTTCTAATGGCAAGTATTGAGGACCCAGAGAACATGACTGATAAATATCTAAGAGACATAATACTGAACTTCTTGATTGCCGGAAAAGATACATCTGCAAACACACTGACTTGGTTCTTCTACATGCTATGCAAACATCCTTTTGTGCAAGAGAAAATAGCAATGGAGATCAAAGAAGTGACTGCAATGCCGGAGAATCAAAACATTGAAGGATTCGCAGAATGCCTGACCGATGAAGTTCTTGACAAAATGCATTATCTTCATGCAGCGCTCACCGAGACTCTCCGGTTATATCCAGCAGTGCCATTG GATGGAAAGAGTGCCGAAGAGGACGATGTTCTACCGAATGGGATGAAAGTGAAGAAGGGAGATGGAATAAGTTACATGGCTTACGCAATGGGAAGGCTAACTGAAATTTGGGGAGAAAATGCGGAGGAATTTATACCTGAAAGATGGTTGGATAATGGCAAGTTTTTGCCACAAAGTTCATTCAAATTTGTCGCCTTTCAT gcTGGTCCAAGAATATGTTTGGGCAAAGAATTTGCATATAGGCAGATGAAGATTTTGGCTGCTgttcttatctttttctttaagtTCAAACTTGGAGATGAGTCCTACATTGCAAGATATAGGACAATGTTTACTCTTCATATGGACAAAGGCCTCCATCTCTTGGCATTTCACAGATCATGCCCTTAA